The following are from one region of the Stanieria sp. NIES-3757 genome:
- the pilA2 gene encoding pilin polypeptide PilA2, whose translation MKKSLFFFIKKLGKHNYNDHGFTMIELLVVMLFIGLLSALSLPNFLNQVGKARETEAKNNLGTLARSQQAYHFEKLIFADSLNKLNLNNNLTTRYYNSPVPDIANSVLVKHRSVAINPFKDYVKNYAVGVYYNSGSYEFYLCQSYAVNQPVDVPNNISNDCTNNGIKIK comes from the coding sequence ATGAAAAAATCACTGTTTTTTTTTATAAAAAAATTAGGAAAGCACAACTATAATGATCACGGCTTTACCATGATTGAATTATTAGTTGTTATGTTATTCATAGGCTTATTATCTGCACTTAGTTTACCTAATTTTCTCAATCAAGTAGGAAAAGCTAGAGAAACTGAAGCTAAAAATAATCTCGGAACCCTTGCTCGTTCTCAACAAGCTTATCATTTTGAAAAATTAATTTTTGCAGATAGTCTTAATAAATTAAATTTAAATAATAACTTAACTACTCGCTACTATAATTCTCCAGTTCCAGATATAGCAAATTCGGTGTTGGTTAAACATCGAAGTGTTGCTATTAATCCTTTCAAGGATTATGTTAAAAATTATGCTGTAGGAGTATATTACAATAGTGGATCTTACGAGTTCTATTTATGTCAAAGTTATGCAGTAAATCAACCTGTAGATGTTCCAAATAATATCTCTAATGATTGTACTAACAACGGAATTAAAATTAAGTAA
- a CDS encoding two-component response regulator, with protein sequence MKILLVDDEAELTDPLSRILSREGYQVDIADNGVTGINLALQNNYDLLILDWMLPQRSGLEICQELRSRSLTTPVLFLTAKDTIDDRVIGLDAGADDYLVKPFELRELLARVRALLRRVTLGDPQLNEKLKVADLELDSENQLAYRQGRVIDLSEKEVKLLAYFMKRPGQLLTHEDIYSYLWAEEEKPSSNVLAALIRLLRRKIEIPGEIPLIHTVYGKGYRFGDNEF encoded by the coding sequence ATGAAAATTCTTTTAGTTGATGATGAAGCAGAATTAACAGATCCCCTCAGTCGCATTTTGTCCAGGGAAGGGTATCAAGTGGATATTGCTGACAACGGAGTAACAGGAATTAATTTAGCTCTGCAAAATAACTATGATTTATTAATCCTTGATTGGATGCTACCGCAAAGATCGGGTTTAGAAATTTGCCAAGAATTGCGATCGCGTTCTTTGACTACTCCTGTCTTGTTTCTTACTGCCAAAGATACCATTGATGATCGTGTAATTGGTTTGGATGCAGGGGCAGATGATTATTTGGTTAAACCTTTTGAATTAAGAGAATTATTAGCCAGAGTTAGAGCTTTATTACGAAGAGTTACTCTTGGAGATCCTCAATTGAATGAGAAGCTGAAAGTAGCAGATTTAGAACTAGATAGCGAAAATCAATTAGCCTATCGTCAAGGAAGAGTGATTGACTTATCAGAAAAAGAGGTTAAGCTTTTAGCGTATTTTATGAAACGTCCAGGTCAACTGCTCACTCATGAAGATATTTATAGTTATTTATGGGCAGAAGAAGAAAAACCGAGTAGTAATGTTTTAGCTGCTTTAATTCGTCTTTTAAGGCGTAAAATAGAAATACCAGGTGAAATTCCTTTGATTCATACTGTGTACGGCAAAGGTTATCGTTTTGGCGACAACGAATTTTAA
- a CDS encoding 4-hydroxybenzoate polyprenyl transferase: MNQSTSSLEPTWLTIIRLLRWDKPAGRLILMIPALWAVVLAAKGNPPLPLVGVIILGTLATSGAGCAINDLWDRDIDPQVERTKNRPLASRALSVKVGIAIFLVALVCAAILAFYLNRLSFLFCLAAVPVIICYPLAKRVFPIPQLVLSIAWGFGVLISWTAVTSSLETSTWLLWGATIFWTLGFDTVYAMSDKPDDLKVGINSSAIFFGKYAAEAVGIFFALTAGLIAYLGLEINLQPIFWLGWIVAVVGWIWQYLRLRQTDLPRPVYGEIFSQNVWLGFILLAGMIFGCLV, translated from the coding sequence ATGAATCAATCTACATCTTCTCTTGAACCAACTTGGCTAACTATTATTCGTCTCCTCCGTTGGGATAAACCTGCGGGTAGACTTATTTTAATGATTCCTGCTTTATGGGCAGTCGTTTTAGCAGCAAAAGGCAATCCACCTTTACCTCTAGTCGGAGTAATTATTCTCGGAACTTTGGCTACTAGTGGGGCTGGTTGTGCCATTAACGATCTTTGGGATCGTGATATCGATCCGCAAGTAGAAAGAACGAAAAATCGACCTCTAGCATCTCGCGCCCTTTCAGTAAAAGTCGGAATTGCGATCTTTTTAGTTGCCTTAGTTTGTGCAGCTATTTTAGCTTTTTATCTCAATCGTCTCAGTTTTTTATTCTGTTTGGCTGCCGTACCTGTAATTATTTGTTATCCTTTAGCCAAAAGAGTTTTTCCCATTCCTCAATTAGTTCTTTCCATCGCTTGGGGTTTTGGCGTGTTAATTAGTTGGACTGCGGTAACTAGCAGTTTGGAAACTTCTACTTGGTTACTTTGGGGTGCAACAATTTTTTGGACGTTAGGTTTTGACACTGTTTATGCCATGTCAGATAAACCCGATGATTTAAAAGTTGGCATTAATTCCAGTGCCATTTTTTTCGGTAAATATGCTGCTGAAGCAGTAGGCATCTTTTTTGCTCTTACGGCTGGTTTAATTGCTTATTTGGGCTTAGAAATAAATTTACAGCCAATTTTTTGGTTAGGGTGGATTGTTGCTGTAGTTGGCTGGATTTGGCAATATCTCAGATTACGTCAAACCGATTTACCGCGCCCCGTTTACGGAGAAATTTTCAGTCAAAATGTCTGGCTTGGATTTATTTTATTAGCTGGAATGATTTTCGGTTGTTTAGTTTAA
- a CDS encoding pilin, which yields MNNLFTAKLLQNLRSKKGNKGFTLIELLVVVIIIGVLAAVALPNLLGQVGKARETEGKNGVGTINRAQQSYHFEKQAFANGTTVTDADNELGAVIVSDYYTFAITGAAADATVAAAASDGPNDGVRNYAGAISYNAGAYDSAVCQSDEIDGPVTPTAAGGDAGCSTGTELQ from the coding sequence ATGAATAACCTATTTACTGCAAAATTATTACAAAATTTACGTAGCAAAAAAGGTAACAAAGGTTTCACATTAATTGAATTATTAGTAGTAGTAATTATCATCGGTGTACTCGCTGCTGTTGCTTTACCTAACCTCTTAGGACAAGTTGGTAAAGCCAGAGAAACTGAAGGTAAAAATGGTGTTGGTACTATTAACCGCGCTCAGCAATCTTACCACTTTGAGAAACAAGCTTTTGCAAATGGTACTACTGTAACCGATGCAGACAATGAGCTTGGTGCAGTAATTGTTAGTGATTATTATACTTTTGCTATCACTGGTGCTGCTGCTGATGCTACTGTTGCTGCTGCTGCTTCAGATGGACCTAATGATGGTGTCAGAAATTATGCTGGTGCTATCAGCTATAACGCTGGTGCTTATGACTCAGCTGTATGCCAATCTGATGAAATTGATGGACCAGTAACTCCTACTGCAGCTGGTGGTGATGCTGGTTGTTCTACTGGTACCGAATTACAATAA
- a CDS encoding hypothetical protein (conserved hypothetical protein) gives MFLNLKFLRQSLTHYLTALVCFAGIIFFQKQYFFQKIISQKNIDYFQQEQSLKTDLNLQKKLPNFGLKNLIADWNLLQYIQYFGDDKAREATGYSLVTDYFEIIVEKDPRFIQALLSLSTANSIFVGRPDQTIALMNQALNSLTPEKFPMGYYVWTYKGVDEILFLGDLKAAENSYQKAAEWADLQTEPTWKDMAIQANNTAQFLATNPDSTKVQVYAWLNILSTARDEKTKQHALQQVKALGADIIVTETGELQVKLPTT, from the coding sequence ATGTTTTTAAATTTAAAATTTTTACGTCAGTCTTTAACACATTATCTTACTGCTTTAGTTTGTTTTGCAGGAATTATTTTTTTTCAAAAACAATATTTTTTTCAAAAAATTATTTCGCAAAAAAATATAGATTATTTTCAACAAGAACAATCGTTAAAAACAGATTTAAATTTACAAAAAAAATTACCAAACTTTGGTCTTAAAAATTTAATAGCTGATTGGAATTTATTACAATATATTCAATATTTTGGTGATGACAAAGCCAGAGAAGCCACAGGATATTCTTTAGTAACAGATTATTTTGAAATCATTGTAGAAAAAGACCCTAGATTCATTCAGGCATTGCTTTCTCTCTCTACAGCGAATTCAATATTTGTGGGCAGACCAGATCAAACTATTGCTTTAATGAACCAAGCATTAAACTCTCTTACCCCAGAAAAATTTCCAATGGGTTACTATGTTTGGACTTATAAAGGCGTAGATGAAATTTTATTTCTTGGCGACTTAAAAGCTGCGGAGAATTCTTATCAGAAAGCAGCAGAATGGGCTGACTTACAAACTGAACCAACCTGGAAAGATATGGCAATTCAAGCCAATAATACTGCCCAATTTTTAGCTACCAATCCCGATAGCACCAAAGTACAAGTTTATGCGTGGTTAAATATTTTAAGCACTGCCAGAGATGAAAAAACCAAACAACACGCGCTTCAGCAAGTTAAAGCTTTGGGTGCAGACATTATCGTCACCGAAACAGGCGAATTACAAGTTAAATTACCAACAACATAG